From the Desulfovibrio sp. JY genome, one window contains:
- a CDS encoding nitrogen fixation protein yields the protein MSQDAIDRFIEYLRGNKDDLIMVSGMPLDELIEYAGKHGFFFTAEELKARQALVHLVEGT from the coding sequence ATGAGCCAGGATGCCATCGATCGCTTTATCGAATACCTGCGTGGAAACAAGGACGACCTGATCATGGTCAGCGGCATGCCGCTCGACGAACTGATCGAATATGCCGGCAAGCACGGTTTCTTCTTTACCGCCGAGGAACTCAAGGCCAGACAGGCGCTCGTGCATCTCGTGGAAGGAACATGA